A section of the Bacillus pumilus genome encodes:
- a CDS encoding non-ribosomal peptide synthetase/type I polyketide synthase — MALQPQKLDKQNIENMLGVTTIQEGLLFHHLMEPNGTAYFEQLLIEIDGPIDRDMFEQSWTNVTKQHEMLRTLFRWQELARPVQIVLKEHQPDIRYRDLTQAKEPLHVLKEEVTAQNREERFDLQEVPFRLTLCEVNDEVSWVLISFHHILLDGWSLGIVLSDWMSAYERLSNGDKPLLEQRPSYKSFVKWQQKNLQQTEAQAAYWKSVFNGWSYSELLPKSSGAYEESESFHKYEHQVDTSIAESLSKFTNQYDVTLASVMYTLWGVLLSKYANQDDIVFGTTVSGRNADVPHIEKMTGLFINTLPLRVSFEQERPILEQMQEVSREIAVRNEYEHTPLSDLKKYAGMTAEQSLFDSIVVIENYPLDQMLTKNDQPIRIRGFEMTEQTEFDLTLSVQAFDDQLHFSLVYNPVSFSAEQIEKWCQHFLHLLSDACAHPHKSAAQLQLLSEEEKEKQLAVFQQYGGATSSNEPTVIDLFEAQVERTPAAAAVEFGDTKVTYEQLNKRVNQLAHYLQNKGVKQEQRVGILAEHSIEMVISCLAILKAGGAYVPIDPEYPQERIEYLLEDSGVEWLLTHPIKGLTYAYHGEKIDITQPDLYTGPSDNLAEAITSEQTAYCIYTSGTTGRPKGVLIHHLGLANYIDWAKQVYVRGETRHFALYTSLSFDLTVTSIFTPLISGNTIMIYHHENRQLLVEDIIKDNRVHVMKLTPSHLQFIKHLSFPDSQMKCFILGGEQLETSLAKSIQQSFPQPIEIVNEYGPTETVVGCMIHRYDQDLDQDVYVPIGKPAQHTDILLFDRHMNLMPEGAVGELYIGGKGVAKGYLNRPELTEERFVDHPFQPGEKIYKTGDAARILPNGLIQFLGRNDDQVKLRGYRIETGEIEFWLNEQPEIKAAAVVVKPDVSGTPCLTAYVVTTAILDQAAIKQALTDQLPDYMIPTHFVQLDDMPLTANGKLDKRALPALKQAQQTKKQAGSDHLSDTEKVIQDIWKKVLGLDEVSVHDKFFDIGGHSLNLIHVNQQLAKQLNQSIPMVEMFRRPTIRELASYVSGDAEQVAADTQSVNQKIRKANEPIAIIGMAGKFPGAKNVEAFWRNLKNGEESISFFSDEELLEAGIDRQTFERSDYVRAKGVIDGPDLFDASFFGYSPGQAEMMDPQIRLLHEYAYKALEDAGYVQEDYAGKVGLFTGSTSNFQWIQRFASSLDSSMSELFEVGSLNDTYTVSTRIAHKLNLKGPALTLQTACSTSLVALHLACQSIANGDSDVALAGGVSILHPVKSGYVYQQNMVKSSDGHCRAFDDQADGTVGGDGVGLVALKALSEAIEDGDHIYAVIKGSAINNDGDQKVGFNAPSVEGQTRVIQDALHQADVSPETIEYVETHGTGTSLGDPIEIEALTKAFDTEKKQFCRIGSVKTNIGHLDAAAGAAGLIKAVLSLEHHTFVPSLHFKKANENIAFEHSPFFVNTDLTDWKQPASHLRRAGVSSFGMGGTNAHVILEEAPQRDRQQMPRSAELLVLSAKSKTSLERMKEKLASQIENTPSINLADAAYTLQTGRQPFGFRQTFVAASREDALRVLREKQGKGIGKLMHSHVEKQKIVFMFSGQGNQYLNMGLDLYQEEPYFKQQMDACFQAYEEATGRSLARILYPLAAEAEKAREQLASTQYAQPAIFAIEYALSMLFIEWGVRPDAMIGYSFGELTAAAISGLFSLKDAMSMVAYRANAMQSSPAGVMMSVPLPEAELKPMLPKNISLAVVNNSSCIVSGLEEAISEFEQELKSNRLMCMRLGGTIAAHSHVMKEAAEQFGEKLTHMKAKSLRIPFISNLSGDWMTDTSAKDMSYWKRHMTDTVRFAEGITNILQEDNIQLIEIGPGQDLSVMVNRSLNGLNQHVCHVLRHAKQDVTDTEFLLGQMGRLWTNGLSIDWDKFHLNRQPWKIPLPTYAFDQTSYWYDAADRVKQEKPKQSGRKQQMDEWFYTPHWEADLLPCVPSEDTSDGALLLFADPSAFGEKVAAELLMKRSESVVVRKGNDFTKHDEKSYTIRSHEPSDYERLISNLVDDKINVSKVCHLRGLSERLPSQTEEEWVKQTQQDSYYSLLYIGQALKKYVDQKVSITVLSSLTYAVGGEPVLYPEKAVHLGPAMVISQETPNLRYRILDIDRPVENGVQEKRLLRQISDELDRAYGQLLTVYRRNKRYVKKYAKGSVPEMGHAQLAKKDGVYILIGGLGFIGLNIAQTLAEQTQGTLILTSRSGLPDRSKWQEWLTTHDDQDPTKKKIQKVMALEETGADVLIQKVDVRHKEDILQLIHTVDTSYGQIDGVIYAAGVTGDQSFQVMEQTDVTFSEPHFEAKMNGVLHLDAALGDRSLDFCFVLSSLSPILGGLGFTAYTAVNHFIDAYVYERNLRSETQWSVISFDGWEFEQGKQLDLPIGDDVTEALITEKEGRMIFERLLSLDQVEQMVISTTSLHDRIHRYVDRLSLEEESGREHEQDGNLYSRPALSTNYAAPETELEKALSQHWQAFFKIDEIGIDDHFFEMGGDSLKAITFIGIIHRAFSVELTLPQFFQIPTIRLMAAYIDQADTAAYHAIGKAEVKEHYPLSSAQKRLYLMQQMDVNSTGYNEFKAGRIKGKLDISRLEWAFQQLIKRHESLRTAFVLENGVPYQKIEEEVPFAVTLFDLTNGSTQGAEEEQKQVIEQFLTAFTLSEAPLMRVGVMKLAEEEFVLMLDMHHIISDGLSQDILVNDFMQLYDGRTLEPLALQYKDFSEWQNDMLASEALKESSDYWKGRLEGAPLLDLPTDFDRPEVRQFRGGHYTFRIEEAELNVFKQVILKEDATLFMGLLSVYHILLHKLSGQSDITVGVPVAGRKQEELQQVIGIFVNMLPLRLYPKAELTYQQFLQDVKAHVVDDFGHQDYQYEQMVQDLQLSRSVSRNLLFDAVFALQNMNQPELKVGGLTFSDYPYETGTSRFDLLWIAYEQEDGLSSTIEYNTELFTKETIERIAGLLKDIMRAVSVDVVRIEEIELTSSFQQLDDVSLFELDDLKI, encoded by the coding sequence ATGGCTTTACAGCCGCAGAAGCTGGATAAACAGAACATTGAAAATATGTTAGGTGTCACTACGATTCAAGAAGGATTGCTGTTTCATCATTTAATGGAACCGAACGGAACAGCTTATTTTGAACAACTGCTGATCGAAATAGACGGACCGATAGATCGAGACATGTTTGAACAGTCATGGACGAATGTCACCAAACAGCATGAAATGCTTAGAACATTGTTCAGATGGCAGGAGCTCGCAAGGCCAGTACAAATTGTGCTGAAGGAGCATCAGCCAGACATTCGTTATCGTGATTTGACACAAGCGAAGGAGCCTCTTCATGTGCTGAAAGAAGAGGTGACGGCACAGAACCGTGAAGAACGCTTTGATCTGCAGGAAGTCCCATTTCGCCTAACGTTATGTGAGGTGAATGATGAAGTCAGCTGGGTTCTCATTAGCTTCCATCACATTTTATTGGACGGATGGAGCCTTGGGATTGTATTAAGCGATTGGATGAGTGCATATGAACGCTTATCGAATGGGGACAAACCTCTTCTTGAACAAAGGCCGTCCTACAAATCCTTTGTTAAATGGCAGCAGAAAAACCTTCAGCAAACAGAAGCACAAGCCGCCTATTGGAAAAGTGTTTTCAACGGCTGGAGTTATTCAGAACTGCTTCCGAAGTCAAGCGGCGCGTATGAAGAGTCAGAGTCTTTTCATAAATATGAACATCAAGTGGATACTTCCATTGCGGAGAGCTTGAGCAAATTCACGAATCAATATGATGTGACACTGGCATCTGTGATGTATACGCTGTGGGGAGTTCTGCTATCTAAGTACGCGAACCAAGATGATATTGTCTTTGGGACAACAGTATCAGGGAGAAATGCGGATGTCCCTCATATTGAAAAGATGACTGGATTGTTCATTAACACATTACCGCTACGAGTCTCATTCGAACAGGAGCGGCCTATCCTTGAACAGATGCAGGAAGTGAGCCGTGAGATCGCTGTAAGGAATGAATATGAACATACCCCGCTATCTGACTTAAAGAAATATGCAGGAATGACGGCAGAGCAATCATTATTTGATTCAATCGTCGTCATTGAGAACTATCCACTAGATCAAATGCTCACGAAAAACGATCAGCCAATTCGTATTCGTGGATTTGAGATGACTGAGCAGACAGAGTTTGACCTGACGCTTAGTGTTCAGGCGTTTGATGATCAGCTGCACTTTTCATTGGTGTATAACCCCGTCAGCTTTTCAGCTGAGCAAATTGAAAAGTGGTGTCAGCATTTTCTTCATCTCCTGTCTGATGCATGTGCTCATCCGCACAAATCTGCTGCTCAACTACAGCTGCTATCAGAAGAAGAGAAAGAAAAGCAGTTAGCTGTCTTCCAGCAATATGGCGGAGCAACCTCTAGCAATGAGCCAACCGTGATTGATCTATTTGAAGCACAAGTAGAGCGAACGCCAGCGGCAGCCGCAGTTGAGTTTGGCGATACGAAGGTTACATATGAACAACTCAATAAGAGAGTGAACCAGCTCGCACATTATTTACAAAACAAAGGGGTCAAACAGGAGCAGCGTGTCGGCATTTTAGCAGAGCATTCCATTGAAATGGTCATATCATGCTTAGCGATCTTAAAAGCTGGTGGTGCATACGTGCCGATTGATCCTGAATATCCTCAGGAACGAATAGAATATCTATTAGAAGACAGCGGAGTAGAATGGCTCTTAACTCATCCAATAAAAGGGCTCACCTATGCCTATCATGGAGAAAAAATTGATATCACGCAGCCGGATCTATATACCGGACCATCAGACAACTTGGCAGAAGCCATCACCTCAGAACAAACAGCCTACTGCATTTATACATCAGGAACGACCGGAAGACCAAAAGGAGTACTCATTCATCATCTTGGCTTAGCCAACTATATTGATTGGGCGAAGCAAGTATATGTTCGAGGAGAAACAAGGCATTTTGCTTTGTATACCTCACTGTCCTTTGACTTGACGGTTACTTCTATTTTCACACCGCTCATTTCAGGAAATACCATCATGATTTATCACCATGAAAACCGGCAGTTGCTTGTCGAAGACATCATAAAAGACAATCGCGTACATGTGATGAAACTGACACCATCTCATTTACAGTTTATTAAGCATTTGTCTTTCCCAGACAGCCAAATGAAATGTTTCATTTTAGGCGGAGAACAGCTGGAAACATCTTTAGCGAAATCCATTCAGCAGTCCTTCCCGCAGCCAATTGAAATTGTGAATGAATATGGACCAACTGAAACGGTCGTTGGCTGCATGATTCATCGATATGACCAAGACCTTGATCAAGACGTGTATGTACCGATTGGAAAGCCTGCACAGCATACAGATATTCTTCTGTTTGACAGACATATGAATCTTATGCCGGAAGGAGCCGTCGGTGAATTATATATTGGCGGAAAAGGTGTCGCAAAAGGCTATTTGAATCGCCCAGAACTAACCGAAGAAAGGTTCGTCGATCACCCTTTCCAGCCAGGTGAAAAAATTTATAAAACAGGTGATGCAGCGCGCATTCTCCCTAATGGACTCATTCAATTTTTAGGTCGAAATGATGATCAAGTGAAGCTGAGAGGTTACCGGATTGAAACAGGTGAAATAGAATTTTGGCTGAATGAACAGCCAGAAATAAAAGCAGCAGCTGTTGTTGTAAAGCCAGATGTTTCTGGTACACCATGCTTGACCGCATATGTTGTCACGACAGCCATACTTGATCAAGCGGCAATAAAACAAGCGTTGACTGATCAGTTGCCTGATTATATGATCCCTACTCACTTTGTTCAATTAGACGATATGCCACTGACTGCTAATGGCAAACTAGATAAACGAGCTTTACCTGCGTTGAAACAAGCGCAACAAACGAAAAAACAGGCGGGCTCTGACCATCTTTCTGATACGGAGAAGGTCATCCAAGACATTTGGAAAAAAGTCCTCGGCTTAGATGAGGTAAGTGTCCATGACAAATTCTTTGACATTGGCGGGCATTCACTCAATTTGATTCACGTCAATCAACAGCTCGCTAAGCAATTGAATCAAAGCATTCCAATGGTCGAAATGTTCCGCCGTCCAACGATTAGAGAGCTTGCCTCATATGTAAGCGGAGATGCAGAGCAGGTAGCGGCAGACACGCAGTCTGTAAATCAAAAGATAAGAAAAGCCAATGAGCCGATTGCCATTATTGGAATGGCTGGTAAATTCCCAGGTGCGAAAAATGTTGAGGCATTTTGGCGAAATTTGAAGAATGGAGAAGAATCAATTTCCTTCTTTTCCGATGAAGAACTTCTTGAAGCAGGTATTGATCGTCAAACCTTTGAGCGATCCGATTATGTGAGGGCAAAAGGTGTAATTGATGGACCTGATTTATTTGATGCATCCTTCTTCGGCTATTCGCCAGGTCAGGCAGAAATGATGGATCCACAAATACGCCTCCTGCATGAGTATGCCTATAAGGCGCTGGAAGATGCGGGGTATGTCCAAGAAGATTATGCGGGTAAGGTCGGCTTGTTTACTGGGTCCACATCGAACTTCCAATGGATTCAGCGTTTTGCCTCTTCCCTTGATAGCAGTATGTCAGAGCTGTTTGAAGTGGGTTCACTCAATGATACGTATACCGTAAGTACAAGAATTGCCCATAAATTGAATTTGAAAGGACCGGCGCTCACGCTGCAAACCGCTTGTTCAACTTCTTTGGTCGCTTTGCATTTGGCCTGTCAATCCATTGCGAATGGTGATTCAGATGTAGCGCTTGCTGGAGGTGTGTCGATCCTGCACCCAGTGAAATCAGGCTACGTTTATCAGCAGAACATGGTGAAATCAAGCGATGGCCATTGCCGCGCCTTTGACGATCAAGCAGATGGAACAGTTGGCGGAGATGGTGTTGGTCTTGTTGCTTTAAAAGCACTTAGTGAAGCCATAGAAGATGGTGACCATATTTATGCGGTCATTAAAGGCTCTGCCATCAACAATGATGGTGATCAAAAGGTTGGTTTCAATGCTCCAAGTGTTGAGGGACAGACACGTGTCATTCAGGATGCCCTCCATCAAGCAGATGTTTCACCAGAGACGATTGAATATGTGGAAACACATGGAACGGGCACATCACTTGGTGATCCGATTGAAATAGAGGCGCTCACAAAGGCCTTCGACACAGAGAAAAAACAATTTTGCCGTATTGGGTCTGTGAAAACCAATATTGGACATTTGGATGCAGCAGCAGGAGCAGCTGGCTTGATCAAAGCTGTGCTTTCGCTTGAGCATCACACTTTTGTACCTAGTCTTCACTTCAAAAAAGCCAATGAAAACATTGCATTTGAACATAGCCCTTTCTTTGTCAATACTGACCTGACCGACTGGAAGCAGCCAGCTTCCCATTTGCGGCGGGCTGGGGTGAGCTCATTTGGAATGGGTGGAACGAATGCACATGTCATATTAGAAGAAGCACCACAAAGAGATCGTCAGCAAATGCCTCGTTCTGCTGAGCTTCTTGTTCTTTCAGCAAAGAGCAAAACGAGCTTGGAACGAATGAAAGAAAAACTCGCAAGTCAGATAGAAAACACGCCTTCTATTAATTTGGCAGATGCAGCCTATACGCTGCAAACAGGAAGACAACCCTTTGGTTTCCGTCAGACATTTGTTGCGGCAAGCAGAGAAGATGCTTTGCGTGTATTAAGGGAAAAGCAAGGCAAGGGCATTGGAAAGCTCATGCATTCGCATGTGGAGAAACAAAAGATTGTTTTTATGTTTTCTGGACAAGGCAATCAATATCTCAATATGGGATTAGATTTGTACCAGGAAGAGCCTTACTTTAAACAGCAAATGGATGCTTGTTTTCAAGCATATGAAGAAGCAACTGGGCGAAGTCTTGCTCGTATTCTGTACCCATTAGCGGCTGAAGCAGAAAAGGCGCGTGAACAATTGGCAAGTACTCAATATGCACAGCCAGCCATTTTTGCCATTGAATATGCCTTATCCATGCTTTTCATTGAATGGGGCGTTCGTCCTGATGCAATGATCGGTTATAGCTTTGGAGAATTAACGGCAGCCGCCATATCAGGGCTATTCAGCTTAAAGGACGCAATGTCCATGGTCGCCTATCGTGCAAATGCGATGCAGTCGTCACCAGCTGGCGTCATGATGAGTGTTCCATTACCTGAGGCAGAGCTAAAACCGATGCTTCCAAAAAATATTTCTCTCGCAGTTGTCAATAATTCATCATGTATCGTGTCAGGTCTTGAAGAGGCGATAAGTGAATTTGAACAAGAGCTGAAAAGCAACAGATTGATGTGTATGCGATTAGGCGGAACCATTGCCGCCCACTCACATGTCATGAAAGAGGCAGCGGAGCAATTCGGAGAAAAATTAACGCATATGAAAGCCAAGTCGCTTCGCATTCCATTCATTTCGAATTTGTCAGGAGATTGGATGACAGATACGAGTGCGAAAGATATGTCTTATTGGAAAAGACATATGACCGATACAGTTCGCTTTGCTGAAGGCATCACAAATATTTTACAAGAGGACAATATTCAATTAATTGAGATAGGGCCAGGACAAGATCTAAGCGTGATGGTCAACCGGTCGCTGAACGGCCTGAACCAGCATGTATGTCATGTGTTAAGGCATGCAAAACAAGATGTGACAGATACGGAATTTTTACTTGGTCAAATGGGACGCCTCTGGACAAACGGATTATCCATTGATTGGGACAAGTTCCATCTAAACCGTCAGCCGTGGAAAATACCGCTGCCAACGTATGCGTTTGATCAAACCTCCTATTGGTATGATGCAGCAGATCGTGTGAAACAAGAAAAACCAAAGCAGTCTGGACGAAAGCAGCAAATGGATGAATGGTTCTATACCCCTCATTGGGAAGCGGATCTTTTACCTTGCGTGCCATCAGAAGATACGTCTGACGGAGCCTTGCTTTTGTTTGCAGATCCATCTGCATTTGGAGAGAAGGTTGCGGCTGAGCTCCTGATGAAACGAAGCGAGTCCGTAGTGGTTCGTAAAGGAAATGATTTTACGAAGCATGACGAAAAAAGCTATACCATTCGGTCACATGAGCCATCTGATTATGAAAGGCTCATATCAAATCTAGTAGATGACAAAATTAACGTGTCAAAAGTTTGTCATCTAAGGGGGCTTTCAGAAAGACTGCCATCTCAAACGGAAGAAGAATGGGTGAAACAAACGCAGCAAGATAGTTATTACTCCTTGCTTTATATCGGCCAGGCACTGAAAAAATATGTGGACCAAAAGGTATCAATCACAGTTCTTTCCTCATTGACGTATGCCGTTGGCGGTGAGCCTGTACTTTATCCTGAAAAAGCGGTCCATTTAGGACCTGCCATGGTGATTTCACAAGAAACACCGAACTTACGTTACCGCATACTTGATATTGATCGCCCAGTGGAAAATGGGGTTCAAGAAAAGAGATTGCTAAGGCAGATAAGCGATGAGCTAGATCGAGCGTATGGACAACTTCTCACTGTCTATCGACGAAATAAGCGATATGTGAAAAAGTATGCGAAAGGTTCAGTTCCCGAAATGGGACATGCTCAGTTGGCTAAAAAAGATGGTGTGTACATTTTAATTGGCGGACTTGGGTTTATTGGATTGAATATCGCTCAGACTTTGGCTGAACAAACGCAGGGAACATTGATCTTAACGAGCAGGTCTGGACTCCCTGATAGAAGCAAGTGGCAAGAATGGCTAACTACACATGATGATCAGGATCCAACAAAGAAAAAAATACAAAAAGTAATGGCACTGGAAGAGACAGGTGCAGATGTTCTCATTCAGAAAGTAGACGTTCGTCACAAAGAAGATATCCTGCAATTGATCCACACAGTGGATACGTCATATGGGCAAATCGATGGTGTGATCTATGCAGCTGGAGTGACAGGCGACCAATCTTTCCAGGTGATGGAGCAAACAGATGTTACTTTTTCGGAGCCGCATTTTGAAGCGAAGATGAATGGTGTACTTCATCTTGATGCTGCTTTAGGTGATCGATCCCTTGATTTCTGTTTTGTCCTATCATCTTTGTCACCGATCTTGGGTGGACTCGGTTTTACAGCCTATACAGCTGTGAATCATTTCATCGATGCGTACGTGTATGAACGCAATCTACGTTCAGAAACACAATGGTCTGTCATTAGCTTTGACGGCTGGGAATTTGAGCAGGGGAAGCAGCTTGATCTTCCAATCGGAGATGATGTCACGGAAGCGTTAATTACAGAAAAAGAAGGAAGAATGATCTTTGAACGATTGCTTTCACTGGATCAAGTTGAACAAATGGTGATTTCGACAACATCTTTACATGATCGTATTCACCGATATGTAGACCGTTTATCGCTTGAGGAAGAGAGCGGCAGAGAGCATGAACAAGATGGCAACTTGTATTCTCGGCCAGCGCTTTCCACAAATTATGCGGCACCAGAAACAGAGCTGGAGAAAGCATTAAGCCAACATTGGCAAGCTTTCTTTAAGATTGATGAAATTGGTATAGATGATCACTTTTTTGAAATGGGTGGAGATTCTCTAAAGGCAATTACCTTTATTGGCATCATTCATCGTGCATTTAGTGTAGAGCTGACGCTGCCACAATTTTTCCAAATCCCTACGATACGATTAATGGCAGCATACATCGATCAAGCAGATACTGCTGCTTATCATGCGATTGGAAAAGCCGAAGTGAAGGAGCATTATCCTCTGTCGTCTGCCCAAAAACGGTTGTATCTCATGCAGCAAATGGATGTAAACAGCACAGGATACAACGAGTTTAAAGCGGGACGAATCAAAGGGAAACTCGATATTAGCAGATTGGAATGGGCATTTCAGCAGCTTATTAAGAGACACGAAAGTTTGCGGACTGCTTTTGTACTAGAGAATGGTGTCCCTTATCAAAAGATTGAAGAAGAGGTACCATTTGCAGTCACCTTATTTGACCTCACTAACGGATCAACACAAGGAGCTGAGGAAGAGCAAAAACAAGTGATTGAACAATTTTTGACTGCCTTTACATTAAGTGAAGCCCCATTGATGAGAGTCGGTGTGATGAAACTGGCAGAAGAGGAATTCGTGCTCATGCTGGACATGCACCACATTATCTCAGACGGTCTTTCTCAAGATATTTTGGTCAATGACTTTATGCAATTATATGACGGCAGGACGCTTGAACCTCTCGCTCTGCAATATAAAGATTTTTCAGAATGGCAAAATGACATGCTAGCATCAGAAGCACTGAAAGAATCGAGTGATTACTGGAAAGGTCGGTTAGAGGGTGCCCCGCTACTTGACCTGCCAACAGATTTCGATCGACCAGAGGTGAGACAATTCCGCGGCGGACATTATACATTCCGTATAGAAGAAGCGGAGCTGAACGTGTTTAAGCAGGTGATTTTAAAGGAAGACGCCACACTGTTTATGGGCTTGTTAAGTGTATATCATATTTTGCTTCATAAATTAAGCGGACAATCAGATATCACGGTCGGGGTTCCGGTGGCAGGGAGAAAACAAGAGGAGCTGCAGCAAGTGATCGGTATTTTTGTCAATATGCTGCCACTTCGTTTGTATCCTAAAGCAGAGCTGACGTATCAGCAATTCTTGCAGGATGTGAAAGCACATGTAGTTGATGATTTCGGACATCAAGACTATCAATATGAACAAATGGTTCAAGACCTCCAGTTAAGCCGGAGTGTCAGCCGGAATTTATTGTTTGATGCAGTGTTCGCCTTGCAAAATATGAATCAGCCAGAACTGAAGGTAGGCGGCTTAACCTTTAGTGATTATCCGTATGAGACAGGAACGTCACGCTTTGATTTACTTTGGATTGCGTATGAGCAGGAAGACGGTCTTTCTTCAACGATTGAATATAATACTGAGCTTTTCACAAAGGAAACCATCGAGCGGATAGCGGGCTTGCTGAAAGACATCATGCGGGCTGTTTCAGTAGATGTTGTAAGAATAGAGGAGATCGAACTGACTTCTTCATTCCAGCAATTAGATGACGTATCTCTTTTCGAATTAGATGACTTGA